In the genome of Corticium candelabrum chromosome 18, ooCorCand1.1, whole genome shotgun sequence, the window tgtgtttgtctgtctgtatgtctgtcaggctgtctgtgtgtttgtctgtctgcctggctgtttgtttgtttgtctgtatgtctgtctgtatgtttgtctgtccatctgtctgatACAAAGAGACATATCAACTGCAGTAAGTAAAAGTTTATTACTACAACGTACAGTACACCTATCACCCACTCTACAGTCTTACAGAATGTAAAAATACGTTTCCACGTCGCTCACACACAAGAGACCCACTTCTCCACTAGACTACAGTCCAAGAGTGATCACACCTCTCTATACCCTACAGTCTCTAGCAACAGCTTGACTCCCTTCTTCGTTGTTCTGTATCTATCGTGTCGTGTGGTTTCTCATTCTTTTGAGCGAGTAGCAGCTTCGCGATCTCCTCTTTCAACGAGTCGAGCTTTCCCTCCTTTGCAGACGTAAGAATGTGGCTGGAAAAGTTAACAGAGTTGCGAAGACTTTGTACCATCGTGGCGCTCACGTCTTCCCTCTCTGTGTCATCGTCTTCGAGTAGTTTATCGACCTTGTTCCCACAGAGAATAAACGCGATGTTTTCGGGCCCGTACAGAGTGGCATCTTCCAGCCAGTCTTTTAGATTGTCAAACGTGTCGGCCCTCGTCACGTCGTAGACGCAAACGGCAATGTTGGCGTATCGGTAGTGGTTGGTCGTCAGCGTGCGTTTGTACTGCTCGACGCCTGCGGTGTCCCACAGACTCAGCTACagacagtttaattaattaattactatatttaattattagtaCATTATTAGTGTCACACAGTCATGgtaacaaacaaatgtaagCAATATATAGAAGTGCCGAAGTATCTGTGAGTGACAGCATTGAATAAGTGATCCTTATGATCACTTGCCACAACTGCTGGTttgattaagttaaataattatttatattattgaTTTACACATACTGATGTATACATACCGAGACCAAGAAACCAACGAGAATGTGTTGACATACaaatgaatggacaaacaatgtgacagacatacaaaccaaaaacatgttaacatacaaacagatggacaaacaatgtgacagacacaccaagaACAAgttgacatacaaatggatggacaaacaatgtgacagacatacaaaccaaaaacatgttaacatacaaacagatggacaaacaatgtgacagacacaccaagaACACgttgacatacaaatggatggacaaacaatgtgacagacatacaaaccaaAAACATGTTaacacatacaacatacaaatggatggacaaacaatgtgacagacagacaaactaagaATGTgttgacatacaaacagatggacatacaatgtgacagacagacaaaccaagaACGTGTTGACATACcaatggatggacaaacaacatacagacagacaaattaaaaacatGTTAACATACAAACGTATGAACAAAcactgtgacagacagacaaacaaagtgtTAAACATACTaacgaatggacaaacactgtgacagacagacaaacaataagtGTTAAACATACTaacgaatggacaaacaatgtgacagacagacaaacaaaggaCAAAGtattgacatacaaacagatggacaaacaatgtgacagacagacaaaccaagaAAGTGTTGACATACAAACGgatgaacaaacaacatacagacagacataccaaGAACATGGGAACACACAaacgaatggacaaacaatgtgacagacatacaaaccaaTAGCATGTTAACATACTAACGTATGGACAAAcactgtgacagacagacaaacaaaaagtgtTAAACATACTAAcgtatggacaaacaatgtgaccgacagacaaacaaaggaCAAAGTATTGACAtaccaacagatagacaaacaatgtgacagacagacaaaccaagaACGTGTTGACAAACGgatgaacaaacaacatacagaaagacataccAAAAACATgttaacatacaaacagatagacaaacaatgtgacagacagacagacaaaccaagaacggatggacaaacaatgagacagacagacaaacaaaaaagtgttaaacatacaaatgtatggacaaacaatgtgacagacatacaaaccaaTAGCATGTTAACATACTAAcgtatggacaaacaatgtgacagacagacaaacaaaaaagtgttaaacatacaaacgtatggacaaacaatgtgacagacatacaaaccaaTAGCATGTTAACATACTAAcgtatggacaaacaatgtgacagacatacaaaccaaTAGCATGTTAACATACTAAcgtatggacaaacaatgtgacagacatacaaaccaaGAACGGATGGAtaaacaacatacagacagacaaaccaagaACATGtgaacatacaaataaatggacaaacaatatgacagacagacaaaccaatagCATGTTAACATACTAATGTATGGATAAACaatgtgacagacatacaaaccaaTAGCATGTTAACATACTAACGTATGGATAAACAAtgtcacaaacagacaaacacacagacaaacaaaaagtgttaaacatacaaacgatggacaaacaatgtgacagacatacaaaccaaTAGCATGTTAACATACAAAtgtatggacaaacaatgtgacagacatacaaaccaaTAGCATGTTAACATACAAAcgtatggacaaacaatgtgacagacatacaaaccaaTACAcgtatggacaaacaatgttacagacagacaaaccaagaagtacaaacagatggacaaacaccgtCACAGA includes:
- the LOC134194097 gene encoding ras-related protein Rab-1B-like, whose protein sequence is MTAAAAAEKREMYKVVLVGNFQVGKTSIFYRMKNNTYPPPQDVTGIDRCVCNVEGQGKTLQLSLWDTAGVEQYKRTLTTNHYRYANIAVCVYDVTRADTFDNLKDWLEDATLYGPENIAFILCGNKVDKLLEDDDTEREDVSATMVQSLRNSVNFSSHILTSAKEGKLDSLKEEIAKLLLAQKNEKPHDTIDTEQRRRESSCC